In one window of Thermodesulfobacteriota bacterium DNA:
- a CDS encoding efflux RND transporter periplasmic adaptor subunit, producing the protein MSFRLRFFVITAAIAVFSLQGCSGKEAPKGQAPDGPQKKAEAVKISSGMIEARTIERTVEATGTLSGWDETVVSAEAPGKVVEIRADLGDRVRKGDILAILDRTEAALILDQARAAHETSLKALLREQARLEEARTNHGRYEELFKREMVSAAQYDDMRTRLDVASAQFHQAGAASEEASARLRLAEKRLADTSIRTPMDGEVAKRAISEGEYINDKAEAFTIVSTGTLKFRGTVSETSAPMVKPGQTVRVSVEAYRDRAFNGKVTRVSPSVDAKTRTLEVEASLPNPGGELKPGFFARAIISTGRESGVAFAPEGAVYSFIGVNKVFLVEDGKALERTVTIGTEDNGMVEIKGQDIAPGRKVATSNLPGLFDGAQVEVKD; encoded by the coding sequence ATGAGTTTCCGTTTAAGATTTTTCGTCATTACCGCGGCAATCGCGGTCTTTTCCCTGCAAGGCTGCTCAGGCAAGGAGGCCCCGAAAGGCCAGGCCCCGGACGGACCGCAAAAGAAGGCCGAGGCAGTAAAGATAAGCTCCGGCATGATAGAGGCCCGGACAATCGAAAGGACGGTCGAAGCCACCGGCACCCTCTCCGGGTGGGACGAAACAGTCGTATCGGCCGAGGCCCCGGGAAAGGTGGTAGAGATCAGGGCCGACCTGGGCGACCGCGTCAGGAAAGGCGATATACTCGCCATCCTCGACCGGACCGAGGCCGCCCTTATCCTCGACCAGGCCAGGGCTGCCCACGAGACGAGCCTGAAGGCCCTTCTGCGCGAGCAGGCAAGGCTCGAGGAGGCAAGGACCAATCACGGCAGGTACGAGGAGCTTTTCAAAAGGGAGATGGTCTCCGCCGCGCAGTACGACGATATGAGGACGCGCCTTGACGTGGCTTCCGCCCAGTTCCATCAGGCCGGGGCCGCCTCGGAGGAAGCGTCGGCGAGGCTCAGGCTTGCCGAGAAGAGGCTTGCCGACACCTCGATAAGGACGCCAATGGACGGGGAGGTCGCTAAACGCGCCATATCCGAGGGAGAGTACATAAACGACAAGGCCGAGGCATTTACGATAGTCTCCACAGGAACCCTCAAATTCAGGGGCACGGTTTCTGAGACGAGCGCCCCGATGGTAAAACCGGGCCAGACGGTAAGGGTATCCGTCGAGGCGTACAGGGACAGGGCCTTTAACGGCAAGGTAACGCGAGTGAGCCCGTCGGTTGACGCGAAGACGCGCACGCTCGAGGTCGAGGCCTCTCTTCCGAACCCCGGCGGCGAGCTTAAGCCGGGCTTTTTCGCCAGGGCCATCATCTCGACCGGCAGGGAATCCGGCGTGGCTTTCGCCCCAGAGGGGGCGGTCTACTCCTTTATCGGGGTAAACAAGGTCTTCCTGGTCGAGGACGGGAAGGCTTTGGAACGGACGGTAACCATAGGAACGGAGGACAACGGGATGGTGGAGATAAAAGGGCAGGATATCGCCCCTGGCCGCAAGGTCGCCACATCGAACCTCCCGGGCCTCTTTGACGGCGCACAGGTCGAGGTAAAGGACTAG
- a CDS encoding efflux RND transporter permease subunit yields the protein MRIYEICIKRPVFATMLILSLVVMGLASYRDLGLDLFPKVELPTVTVTTRLEGASPEEIESQITKPIEEAVNTISGMDELRSTTIEGQSQVFATFILEKDVDTAANEVRDRVSGMLSQLPPGTEPPVIEKFDPDSAPIISIVVSGQRSAREVTEIADKRIKRQLESVKNVGAITLVGDRSREIQIVVDPDRLTAYGLSISEVGAAIRRQNVEVPGGRLTWESTEQGLRTMGRMASVGDFEDLIVADRKGAPVRIKDIARVLDAEEEPRTISRLDGKSAVSLLIRKQSGTNTVEVIDRVKEKIQEIEAALPADIEMQVVIDQSRFIKKAISQVEEHLVLGGLLASVIILIFIRNWRAALIAAIAIPASLISTFTIMKYFGFTLNNMTLLALTVCTGIVIDDAIIVLENIFRHMEEERKPPFQAAIEGTREIVLPVMATTLSLVVIFLPIAFMQGTVGLFWKSFGLTAAFAIMISLLVALTLTPMLSSRFLRVNEGKAASRDSKLYSMMEGAYLRLLAWCLGHRAVVMVTALAILVSIVPLSKLSNFEFLAEDDMSEFEVIVETPPGSSLDRSSEILAGVEKRIRAIPEVEHTFTTIGVRGQYRTNVTDSSIYVGLKPLEARERSQKELMQEARRALGDIDGLRVSVQNINLVSGGGFRATPFNMVLRGPELDKLDEYSGEIINRLKAIPGFVDTDTGQALKHPELQVHIDRQKASDLGVSVEAVAMSLRTMVGGEKVSLFREKDEQYNVRLRIAPDKRKDAGSIYSLTVPGSGGMLVSLDNVAELRPGSSPGQIDRYALGRQITIISNLHNKPLGEAVTDVNRVVKEMRMSPEYATSFLGFGKLMAEAFKNFMIAFVLSIIFIYMVLAAQFESFTHPVSIMSSIFLAIPFGILSLIISGSTVNIYSVMGMFILIGVVKKNGILQVDYTNTLRSRGMAKFEAQMQANKVRLRPILMTTLSIVAAMLPVTFGKGDGSAARASMAIVIVGGQMLSLIVTLVVVPVAYSVFDDLKIPAFLQAARLPWRKSPQKA from the coding sequence ATGCGGATATACGAGATATGCATAAAAAGGCCGGTCTTCGCCACCATGCTCATATTGAGCCTGGTGGTCATGGGGCTCGCCTCTTACCGCGACCTCGGGCTCGACCTATTCCCCAAGGTCGAGCTCCCGACGGTTACTGTCACGACCAGGCTCGAAGGAGCTAGCCCCGAGGAGATAGAGAGCCAGATAACCAAGCCCATCGAGGAGGCCGTAAACACGATAAGCGGCATGGACGAGCTCCGCTCGACGACCATAGAAGGGCAGTCTCAGGTCTTCGCGACGTTTATTCTGGAGAAGGACGTCGACACAGCGGCGAACGAGGTGAGGGACAGGGTCTCAGGCATGCTGTCGCAGCTCCCGCCGGGGACCGAGCCGCCGGTAATAGAAAAGTTCGACCCGGATTCGGCCCCCATAATCTCGATCGTGGTATCCGGGCAGCGTTCCGCCAGGGAGGTCACCGAGATAGCGGACAAGAGGATAAAGCGCCAGCTCGAGTCCGTAAAGAACGTCGGCGCCATAACCCTCGTAGGCGACAGGAGCCGCGAGATACAGATAGTAGTGGACCCGGACAGGCTCACGGCCTACGGCCTCTCCATATCCGAGGTGGGCGCGGCCATAAGGCGGCAGAACGTGGAGGTGCCAGGCGGCAGGCTCACCTGGGAGTCCACCGAGCAGGGCCTCAGGACGATGGGGCGTATGGCATCGGTCGGCGATTTCGAGGACCTCATAGTCGCCGACAGGAAGGGCGCGCCGGTCCGCATAAAGGACATCGCGCGAGTTCTCGACGCCGAAGAGGAGCCGAGGACCATTTCCAGGCTCGACGGCAAGAGCGCGGTATCGCTCCTCATACGCAAGCAGTCCGGGACAAACACCGTCGAGGTCATAGACAGGGTAAAGGAAAAGATACAGGAGATAGAGGCGGCCCTGCCGGCGGACATCGAGATGCAGGTCGTCATAGACCAGTCCAGGTTCATCAAGAAGGCCATAAGCCAGGTCGAGGAGCACCTGGTGCTCGGCGGACTGCTGGCGAGCGTCATCATACTCATATTCATCCGCAACTGGCGGGCCGCGCTCATCGCCGCCATTGCCATACCGGCCTCGCTCATATCCACCTTCACTATAATGAAGTACTTCGGGTTCACTCTAAACAACATGACCCTACTTGCATTGACGGTCTGCACCGGCATCGTGATAGACGACGCCATAATCGTGCTTGAGAACATATTCAGGCACATGGAGGAGGAAAGGAAGCCCCCCTTCCAGGCGGCGATCGAGGGCACTCGCGAGATAGTCCTCCCGGTCATGGCCACGACCCTTTCGCTTGTAGTCATATTCCTCCCCATCGCGTTCATGCAGGGGACCGTGGGGCTCTTCTGGAAGAGCTTCGGCTTGACCGCCGCCTTCGCCATCATGATTTCGCTCCTTGTGGCCCTGACCCTAACTCCCATGCTCTCGTCGAGGTTCCTCAGGGTCAACGAGGGCAAGGCCGCGTCGAGGGACTCTAAGCTCTACTCCATGATGGAGGGGGCATATTTGAGGCTCCTCGCCTGGTGCCTCGGGCACAGGGCCGTGGTCATGGTCACGGCCCTCGCCATACTCGTGTCGATCGTGCCGTTATCCAAGCTCTCCAACTTCGAGTTCCTCGCCGAGGACGACATGAGCGAGTTCGAGGTCATAGTCGAGACGCCGCCCGGCTCGTCGCTCGATAGGAGCTCCGAGATTCTCGCCGGCGTCGAGAAGAGGATCCGGGCCATACCGGAGGTCGAGCATACGTTCACGACCATCGGAGTGCGCGGGCAGTACCGGACGAACGTAACCGATTCCTCTATCTACGTGGGCCTCAAGCCTCTCGAGGCAAGGGAGCGCAGCCAGAAGGAGCTGATGCAGGAAGCAAGGCGCGCTCTCGGCGATATCGACGGGCTCAGGGTGAGCGTCCAGAACATAAACCTCGTCTCAGGAGGCGGTTTCAGGGCAACGCCATTCAACATGGTCCTCCGTGGCCCGGAGCTCGACAAGCTCGACGAATACTCGGGAGAGATAATCAACCGGCTCAAGGCCATTCCGGGTTTCGTGGACACGGACACGGGGCAGGCGCTCAAGCACCCGGAGCTCCAGGTGCACATAGACAGGCAGAAGGCCTCTGACCTGGGCGTGAGCGTGGAGGCGGTGGCAATGAGCCTGAGGACCATGGTCGGCGGAGAAAAGGTCTCGCTTTTCAGGGAAAAGGACGAGCAATATAACGTGAGGCTCCGGATTGCGCCCGATAAGAGGAAGGACGCGGGTTCTATTTACTCCCTTACCGTCCCGGGCTCGGGCGGCATGCTGGTGAGCCTCGACAACGTCGCAGAACTGAGGCCCGGCTCAAGCCCCGGACAGATAGACCGTTACGCCCTTGGAAGGCAGATAACTATAATATCAAACCTCCATAACAAGCCGCTCGGCGAGGCGGTTACGGACGTCAACAGGGTAGTGAAGGAGATGAGGATGTCGCCCGAGTACGCGACCTCCTTTCTTGGCTTTGGGAAGCTCATGGCAGAGGCCTTCAAGAACTTCATGATAGCCTTCGTCCTCAGCATAATTTTCATCTACATGGTGCTCGCGGCCCAGTTCGAGAGCTTCACGCACCCTGTGAGCATCATGTCGTCCATCTTCCTGGCCATACCGTTCGGCATCCTGAGCCTCATTATCTCCGGAAGCACGGTGAACATCTACAGCGTCATGGGCATGTTCATCCTCATAGGCGTGGTCAAGAAGAACGGCATCCTGCAGGTCGACTACACCAATACCCTCCGGTCGCGAGGCATGGCCAAGTTCGAGGCGCAGATGCAGGCCAACAAGGTAAGGCTCCGCCCCATACTCATGACGACCCTTTCCATTGTCGCGGCCATGCTGCCCGTTACATTCGGCAAAGGCGACGGCTCCGCGGCCCGGGCTTCGATGGCAATCGTCATAGTCGGCGGGCAGATGCTCTCGCTTATAGTCACCCTTGTCGTCGTCCCGGTCGCATACTCGGTCTTCGACGACCTGAAAATCCCGGCATTCCTCCAGGCCGCAAGGCTCCCGTGGAGGAAGAGCCCTCAGAAGGCCTGA
- a CDS encoding DUF1858 domain-containing protein, protein MPEITGHMTTGEVTTRWPSTKEVFSKHFGTGCFTCPAFGSEPISMACAMHSTDVNMFVSELIEAAKKDEAKV, encoded by the coding sequence ATGCCAGAAATAACCGGCCATATGACAACCGGAGAGGTCACTACGAGATGGCCCTCGACTAAAGAGGTCTTCTCGAAACACTTCGGCACCGGCTGCTTCACCTGCCCGGCTTTCGGGAGCGAGCCCATCTCAATGGCCTGCGCAATGCACTCGACCGATGTGAATATGTTCGTATCCGAGCTCATCGAGGCTGCAAAAAAGGACGAGGCCAAGGTATAG